A stretch of the uncultured Trichococcus sp. genome encodes the following:
- a CDS encoding magnesium transporter CorA family protein — translation MRAFDLSDKGVYTRTSNWRAADWIHVENPSSEDVEDLMTIFGIPKDYIMDSLDEYEIPRQEKVKNGTGEDIDLLIVLFPKMRSVQEKYIEYHTYPLSIITINGTLITVCKETPSFLTRITENESFKNEPATTQHHIVLYILWELTKSFVHHLREIDGTIEDLQIQITSATRNEYFYKLIALHKSLVYFETSITKNHPLITESIHEAVLGDDLQSQELLHDILDISNQAEVMVTESSKMIDQLSEVFSSVIANNLNNIMKVLTSITIVLTIPTIIAGFWGMNVGLPFENHPWAFGITSLLTIFICFITVYWLKKKDYF, via the coding sequence ATGAGAGCGTTCGATTTGTCGGATAAAGGGGTATATACGCGTACGAGCAATTGGAGAGCGGCTGATTGGATTCACGTGGAGAACCCGAGCAGCGAGGACGTTGAAGATCTGATGACCATTTTCGGCATACCGAAGGACTACATCATGGATTCATTGGACGAATATGAAATTCCGCGACAAGAAAAAGTCAAAAATGGTACCGGGGAAGATATTGATCTGCTGATTGTTCTCTTCCCTAAAATGCGTTCGGTGCAGGAAAAATATATCGAATACCATACCTATCCTTTGTCGATCATAACGATCAATGGAACGTTGATTACAGTCTGCAAAGAGACGCCCTCTTTTTTGACGCGCATAACGGAGAACGAATCCTTCAAAAATGAACCGGCTACAACGCAGCATCACATTGTTTTATATATACTATGGGAATTGACGAAGAGTTTTGTTCATCACCTGAGGGAAATTGATGGCACAATCGAGGATCTGCAAATACAGATAACCAGTGCTACCCGGAATGAATATTTTTACAAGCTGATCGCTCTCCATAAGAGCTTGGTCTATTTTGAAACATCCATCACTAAGAATCATCCGTTGATAACAGAATCCATTCATGAAGCTGTATTGGGGGATGATCTGCAAAGCCAAGAATTGCTGCATGATATCCTCGATATTTCAAACCAAGCAGAAGTGATGGTAACCGAATCAAGCAAGATGATCGATCAGCTTAGCGAAGTGTTTTCGAGCGTCATCGCGAACAATTTGAACAATATCATGAAAGTGTTGACTTCGATCACCATCGTCTTGACGATTCCCACCATCATAGCCGGCTTCTGGGGCATGAATGTTGGTTTGCCTTTCGAGAATCATCCATGGGCTTTCGGTATCACCAGTCTGCTCACTATCTTCATCTGCTTCATTACGGTCTATTGGCTGAAAAAGAAAGATTACTTCTGA